The proteins below come from a single Mya arenaria isolate MELC-2E11 chromosome 8, ASM2691426v1 genomic window:
- the LOC128242314 gene encoding uncharacterized protein LOC128242314: MMPYLKLIACAICVHIVICEPKQPSNITEDMYHVLSSKIDTINLELALKRNEQVQTKQDLLEAKTEIQRMQGNQTALEQQLSSLKETVLGLSIPLEENCQSGEFGPHSRPSYPVNLTINFRPAFKRRPAIVYGLKVLDSAHNVNVRVGGFVMEMTNAYFKFQIRAWANTIMYEAKFSWMACPRTQT; encoded by the exons ATGATGCCTTACTTAAAATTGATTGCATGCGCGATATGTGTGCACATTGTTATATGTGAGCCTAAACAGCCGTCGAACATTACTGAAGACATGTATCATGTGTTGTCATCAAAGATTGACACCATCAATTTAGAGCTGGCTCTAAAAAGAAACGAACAAGTTCAAACTAAGCAAGATCTTCTTGAGGCGAAAACAGAGATTCAAAGAATGCAAGGAAACCAG ACTGCACTAGAGCAACAGCTGTCCAGTTTGAAAGAAACCGTCTTAGGACTAAGTATTCCACTGGAGGAAAACTGTCAGTCTGGAGAATTTGGACCTCACAGTCGTCCGTCTTACCCCGTAAACTTGACCATTAACTTCCGGCCAGCTTTTAAGAGGAGGCCGGCTATCGTTTATGGCCTGAAGGTCTTGGACTCTGCCCACAATGTGAATGTCCGTGTTGGAGGATTTGTAATGGAGATGACCAACgcatatttcaaatttcaaatcagGGCGTGGGCCAATACCATTATGTATGAAGCCAAATTTTCGTGGATGGCATGTCCGCGAACACAGACTTAA